One Meles meles chromosome 13, mMelMel3.1 paternal haplotype, whole genome shotgun sequence DNA segment encodes these proteins:
- the RHOU gene encoding rho-related GTP-binding protein RhoU → MPPQQGDPAFPGRCEAPPVPPRRERGARGGRGPGAPGGRGRAGGAEGRGVKCVLVGDGAVGKTSLVVSYTTNGYPTEYIPTAFDNFSAVVSVDGRPVRLQLCDTAGQDEFDKLRPLCYTNTDIFLLCFSVVSPSSFQNVSEKWVPEIRCHCPKAPIILVGTQSDLREDVKVLIELDKCKEKPVPEEAAKLCAEEIKAASYIECSALTQKNLKEVFDAAIVAGIQYSDTQQQPKKSKSRTPDKMKNLSKSWWKKYCCFV, encoded by the exons ATGCCCCCGCAGCAGGGGGACCCCGCTTTCCCCGGCCGCTGCGAGGCGCCGCCCGTTCCGCCGCGCCGGGAgcgcggggcgcgcggggggcgCGGGCCCGGGGCGCCGGGGGGCCGGGGGCGCGCGGGCGGTGCCGAGGGGCGCGGCGTCAAGTGCGTGCTTGTCGGCGACGGCGCGGTGGGCAAGACCAGCCTGGTGGTGAGCTACACCACCAACGGCTACCCCACCGAGTACATCCCCACCGCCTTCGACAACTTCTCGG cTGTGGTGTCTGTGGACGGGCGGCCTGTGAGACTCCAGCTCTGTGACACGGCTGGACAG GATGAGTTCGACAAACTCAGGCCTCTCTGCTACACCAACACGGACATCTTTCTTCTGTGCTTCAGCGTGGTGAGCCCCTCCTCCTTCCAGAATGTCAGCGAGAAGTGGGTGCCAGAGATTCGATGCCACTGTCCCAAAGCCCCCATCATCCTCGTGGGGACTCAGTCGGATCTCCGAGAAGATGTCAAGGTCCTCATCGAGCTGGACAAATGCAAAGAGAAGCCGGTGCCCGAAGAGGCGGCCAAGCTGTGTGCCGAGGAAATCAAAGCCGCCTCTTATATCGAGTGTTCAGCCTTGACTCAGAAAAACCTCAAGGAGGTCTTTGACGCCGCCATCGTCGCGGGCATCCAGTACTCGGACACTCAGCAGCAGCCAAAGAAGTCCAAAAGCAGGACTCCAGACAAAATGAAAAACCTCTCCAAGTCTTGGTGGAAAAAGTACTGCTGTTTTGTATGA